The Amycolatopsis coloradensis sequence GTCAAAGCCGTGGAGGAAACGGTGAAGGAGACACTGCGCGAAGGCCTCCACGGCTGGGAGGTGCTCGATTGCGTGGTGACGATGACGCATTCGGGTTATTACGCCCGGCAAAGCCATGCGCACGGCACCTTCGACAAGAGCATGTCCAGCACCGCGGGCGATTTCCGCGACCTGACGCCGTTGGTGCTGATGGCGGCACTGCGCGAGGCCGGGACGACCGTGCACGAACCGATGCACCGGTTCTTCCTCCAGGCCCCGGCCGACACCCTCGGCCCGGTCACCGCCCTGCTGGCGCAGGCTCGTGCCGTCCCGCGTACGACGGTCACGAAAGCCGGGACAGCGGAGCTGGAAGGCGAGATCCCGGCGGCGAAAACCCATGAGGTGCATCAGTTCCTGCCTTCGGCGGCCCGGGGCGAAGGCACGATGGAGACCGCCTTCCACGGCTACCGGCCTGTCCGGGGTGCCGCGCCGTCACGGTCGAGGACCGACCAAAACCCGTTGAACCGCAAGGAATACCTGCTACGCGTGCTGCGGCGCGTCTGAGGGATCGGAGAACGTCATGGTTTCACGGCTCGGGGTCAGGATCCCGCGCGAGCTGCCCGCCGCCCGGCTGACCGGCCTCGCCCGGCGCGCGGAACAGGAAGGCCTGGACGAGGTCTGGATCGTCGAGGACTGCTTCTACGCGGGCGGGATCGCGACGGCGTCGGCGGTGCTGGCGGCGACCGAGAAGATCACGCTCGGCATCGGCATCATGCCCGCCGTGGCGAGGAACCCGGCCATCGCGGCCATGGAGATCGCGGCGCTGGCGGAGCTGTACCCGGGACGGCTGATCGCCGGGTTCGGGCACGGGGTGCCGAGCTGGATGCGCCAGATCGACGCGTGGCCGAAGTCGGCGCTGGCGGCGTTCGAGGAGACGCTGACGGTCGTCCGGCGGCTGCTGGCGGGCGAGCGCGTCTCCTTCGAGGGCGAGCACGTCCGGCTCGACGAGGTCGAGCTGGAGTTCCCGCCCGCGCTGCCGCCGAAGCTCGTCGCCGGCGTCCGCGGGCCGAAGTCGCTCGCCGCGGCGGGCCGGGTCGCCGACGGGACGCTGCTCGCCGAACCGGCGACCCCGGAGTACGTCCGCGCGACGCGGGACCTCATCGGCGTCGAAGGCCATTCGATCGCCACCTACAACTGGCTGGCCCTCGACGCCGATCCCGAACGGGCCCGCGAGCGCGCCCGGGCCGACGTCGCTTCCGCGATCGGGCCGAACTCGGGGCCGGCGCTGGAACCGCTGGACTTCGGCGCCGAACTGCTGGCCGAGGTCAAGGCCTCCACCGACCGGAAGGACCTGGCGCGGCGGCTGCGGCCCGAGTGGATCGACCGGCTGAGCATCAGCGGGCCGCTCGACCGCTGTGTCGAGCAGATCCGCGCGCTGTACGCGGCCGGGACCGAATCCGTCATCCTGCTCCCCTTGCTCGGCGAGCCGGAGGAGGAGTCCTTCGCCGCGGCGGGCCGGATCGCGTCGGCCCTGCGCGGCTGACCTCACCGCGTTTCGTCCTCTGAATGCGGCCGGGCGTCGAGCGCCCTGATCACGGCGACCATGTCCTCCGCGCCGTAACCGAGCCGCGCGGTCTCGGCGTAGAGGGCGTGGGACGCCTCGATCAGCGGCAACTCGAGTCCCGTCTCCCTCGCCGCGGCCGCGATCAGCTCGACATTGGCCAGGACGTTCGCGATCGAGGCCTGCGGCGCGAAATCCTCCTCGACGAGTTTGGGCGCCTTGACCCGCAGGATCGGGCTGGCCAGCTGGCCCGCGCCGAGGACGTCGGCGAGCAGACGGAGATCGAGTTCGTGGGCCCGGGCGAAGCGCACGGTCTCGGCCAGGCTCGTCACGACCGCGGTCAAATGCACGTTGACCGCCAGCTTCATCAGGAGCCCGTCGGGCACCGGCCCGCAGCGCACCGTTTCCCGGCACATCGGCGCGAACAGCTCCCGGACCTCCTCGATCGTGCCGGGATCCCCCGCGAGCATGGCGACCAGCTCACCCGCCTCCGCCGGGATCCGCGAGCCGGAGACCGGCGCTTCCACGTACTTCGCCCCGGCCGCGAGGAGCTCGGCCTCGAGATCACGGGAGTGGCCCGGCGCCGTCGTTCCCATGTGGACGATCGTGCGGCCGGCCACCCGGCCGCCGAACGCGGGCCCGCCGCGGTCGAGCACGGCGTCGACGGCGTCCGCGTCCTTGAGCATCAGGATCACGACGTCACACCGCGCGAAGAGCTCTGCCACGTCCTCGACCGCCTCCGCCACCCGGCCCGCTTTGCCCGGGGTACGATTCCACACGAGCAACGGGATTCCGGCGCGCGCCAGGTTCAGTGCCATCGGCTCGCCCATACTGCCCAGCCCGGCGAAACCGACTCGCGAGATATCCATGAGCCCACTTTGCGGCACGGCCTTGTCCCGGCGCGGCCGATGAGACGATCCTGCCGGAAGTCGCGAGGAACATGGCGGCCCGCCCCGCCCGGCACCGCGGCTCAGAACGGGTGCTCCATCCACACGTTCGCCTCCACGTACACCCCGCGGTCCCGCTCGACGTTCGCGTGCACCGGCGCGATCCCGCCCGGGATCACGTTGTCGCCGTCGGCGAGTTTGACCCCGGTCCACTCGTGCCAGTCCGCGATCGAGCCCGAGATCGTCACCGCGAACGGGCACACCTTGATCATCCGCGCGCCGAGCCGTTCGTGGGTGCGCAGCCAGCGGTCGGCGAACAGGCCGTCCTCGCGCCGCCGGACGGCGTACTCCTCCATGGGCACATCGGGTTCGTCCTCCTTGCCGATCGGGCGTACGGAGACGATCAGCCGCTTCAGCCCCGTCTCGGCCGCGCGCGCCTTCAGTGCCTTCAGCATCGGCGTGGACAAGCCCGTCCCGCGCATCCGTGGCGCCACGACGACTTCGAGGGCGCACAGGGTGTCCGGCGCGCGGCCGTCCATGAGATCCTGCGCGGCCCACTGGATCGCCTCGTCCCAGCCGTGCGCCGGTAGTTCGCGGCGGTCCGCGGCCGGATAGGTCAGCGGGACCGACAGCGCCCGCGCGATCGGTTCGCCGTCGTCGTCGAGCGCGATCAGGAAGTACCGGGACCAGTGGCGCAGGAACCGTTCCGGCGTGATCATCTTGCCGCTGAACCCGGCGTAGATGAACTCACCGCCGACATCGCCGAGATTCACCGCGGGTTCGAGGAGATCGGGACGGGACGCAAGATCGACGATTCGCATGCCGCCAAGTCAAGCGAGCCGGGGACCGGCCCGATAGCTGCTTCCGGGCGATGATCAAGCAGGCTGACGCGGCGCCGCCTGCAACCGGGAAAGGACGTCGGTGAGCCTGCCCGCGGCGACGTCCCATTCCTCCAGGACGCTGCTCCGCGCGAGCGCCGACGTCCGCAGGGAATGGCGGAGTTCGGCGTCGAGCGACCAGCGCAACAACGCCGCCGCGAGCGCCGAAGGGTTGTTCGGCGGCACCAGCAGGCCGGGGACGCCGCCGCCGGGCGCCGTGCCGAGCGCGTCGTGCGCGCCGGCGGTATCGGTGGCCACCACAGGGATTCCGCGCGCGAGCGCCTCGGCGACGACCAGCCCGGACGTGCCGCCGCGAGCGGGCAGGACGAGCAGATCCGCGCCGTCGTAGACCAGGTCGAGGTCGTCCGGCGGCTGGATGAGACTGATCCGGGAAGCGAGCCCGAGCCGTTCGACCGTCCAGCGCAGTTCGTCGACGTAGGCGGGATCGTGATGGGTCGCGCCGGCGAACACGCATTTGAACGCCAGTTCGTCGATCGTCGAAAGCGCGCGGATGAGCACGTCCTGGCCGTGCCGCGCGGTCATGGGCGCGAGACACAGCAGCCGGGACACGCCGTCTGCCCCGGTGGCGAGCGGGGCCGCGTCCGTGCCGGGTGTCGCGACGTAGACCCGCGTCGGGTCGAGGTCGTGC is a genomic window containing:
- a CDS encoding LLM class flavin-dependent oxidoreductase, whose translation is MVSRLGVRIPRELPAARLTGLARRAEQEGLDEVWIVEDCFYAGGIATASAVLAATEKITLGIGIMPAVARNPAIAAMEIAALAELYPGRLIAGFGHGVPSWMRQIDAWPKSALAAFEETLTVVRRLLAGERVSFEGEHVRLDEVELEFPPALPPKLVAGVRGPKSLAAAGRVADGTLLAEPATPEYVRATRDLIGVEGHSIATYNWLALDADPERARERARADVASAIGPNSGPALEPLDFGAELLAEVKASTDRKDLARRLRPEWIDRLSISGPLDRCVEQIRALYAAGTESVILLPLLGEPEEESFAAAGRIASALRG
- a CDS encoding GNAT family N-acetyltransferase yields the protein MRIVDLASRPDLLEPAVNLGDVGGEFIYAGFSGKMITPERFLRHWSRYFLIALDDDGEPIARALSVPLTYPAADRRELPAHGWDEAIQWAAQDLMDGRAPDTLCALEVVVAPRMRGTGLSTPMLKALKARAAETGLKRLIVSVRPIGKEDEPDVPMEEYAVRRREDGLFADRWLRTHERLGARMIKVCPFAVTISGSIADWHEWTGVKLADGDNVIPGGIAPVHANVERDRGVYVEANVWMEHPF
- a CDS encoding glycosyltransferase family 4 protein — encoded protein: MFTSNVRVTEPVVFVLPGDTEDTSGEYDRRMCQNLPATGLPLLELPIAGEWPMPGPLSRSRLARSLAALPDDTIVLIDGTVACGVPEIVVPHARRLRLAVLVHRPLADDPALDPAQAAELDACERETLRLTGMIVATGPWLARQLIDRHDLDPTRVYVATPGTDAAPLATGADGVSRLLCLAPMTARHGQDVLIRALSTIDELAFKCVFAGATHHDPAYVDELRWTVERLGLASRISLIQPPDDLDLVYDGADLLVLPARGGTSGLVVAEALARGIPVVATDTAGAHDALGTAPGGGVPGLLVPPNNPSALAAALLRWSLDAELRHSLRTSALARSSVLEEWDVAAGRLTDVLSRLQAAPRQPA
- a CDS encoding NAD(P)-dependent oxidoreductase, coding for MDISRVGFAGLGSMGEPMALNLARAGIPLLVWNRTPGKAGRVAEAVEDVAELFARCDVVILMLKDADAVDAVLDRGGPAFGGRVAGRTIVHMGTTAPGHSRDLEAELLAAGAKYVEAPVSGSRIPAEAGELVAMLAGDPGTIEEVRELFAPMCRETVRCGPVPDGLLMKLAVNVHLTAVVTSLAETVRFARAHELDLRLLADVLGAGQLASPILRVKAPKLVEEDFAPQASIANVLANVELIAAAARETGLELPLIEASHALYAETARLGYGAEDMVAVIRALDARPHSEDETR